The genomic interval CATGGTTTTCTTGTTGTGGGTAATGATGATGAACTGAGTATCTTCGCTAAACTGTTTAATCATCGCCGAAAAGCGTTCAATATTGGCATCATCGAGCGGAGCATCCACCTCGTCAAGCACACAAAAGGGCGACGGCTTTACCAAGTAGATGGCAAATAACAGGGCAATAGCCGTAAGCGTTTTTTCGCCGCCCGAAAGTTGGTTAATGGTAGAGGGACGCTTGCCCTTGGGATTGGCCTCAATTTCGATGGTTGCATCCAGCGGATCTTCGGCCTCCTCGTCAATTACAAGGTCACAGTAGTCATCGTCATTAAAGAGGGTGTGAAATACTTTTTGAAAGTTCACTCGGATTTTTTCAAAGGTTTTATCAAACCGCTCGGTTGCCGTTTTGTTGATCTCTTCAATAGTTTCGCGCAACTCTTCGGCTGCTTGTCGTAGATCCCCAACCTGTTCCTCATAAAAGTCCAGGCGTTCCTTTTCTTCTTCATATTCTTCAATTGCCAGTGGGTTAACATCGCCGATCTTGTTAAGCTTCTGCTTAAGCCAGCCGATACGTTCTTTAGCTTCATCGGGTTCGGTATCTTCAGGCAGTTCTTCTTCTACCTGGTCCATGAGTACACCATAGGTTTCCCAGATGTGGTCAGAGAGATTTTCGATCTGCATCTCGTACTTTTCCTTCGACATCGCCAAGTGATGTACAAGCTCCATATTTACCTCTTTGCGGCGGCGCACCTCCTTGAGTTCTTTTTCTATTTCATTAATGCGCCCGCGCTGCTTGCCGGCAGATTCTTCAGCCTGTTCAAGTTTTTGATCTGCTTTCTTTTTCTGTTCTTTTAATGATTCGAGCTTGTCTTCGAGCTGGTCAATATTAGATTTATGCTTTTCGATCGACTCTTTGGCTTCTTCAGTTTTTTGTGACCGAATTTTTAGCCGCTTCTTGAGATTCTTTATGCCTTCTTCTGCCCGCTGGATGTCGCGCTCATGATTTTCAACTTTATTTTTCAGATCCTGATGCTTCAGCTGTGCGTCATTGTACCGTTCTTGTGCAATTGATCGCTCTTCTTCGAGCTCCTTTAGTACCTGCTTCTTCTCTTCCTGCTGTTCGTGCAGGTTTTTCAGCTTTTGTTGCAGTTCTTCTTGCTTGGGATCCAGTTTGGCTAGTTCTTCTTGCGATTGATTTTCATTACTGTTTAGATCATTTTGCCGGTTTTTCAGTTCAGCAATATTTTTCTCGTAGATTTCAATTTTTTGATCAAAACTACTGATCTTGCTTTCAATGTTGCGTAATTTTTGCTGTCGATCCTCCAGCTTTTGCTCAGCAGCATTTATATCGATAGACTGATATTGTTCCTGAACATTTTGTAGTTCATTTTTAGAATCTTCAATATCAGTTGTAATTGATTCTGCCTTCTCCTGCAGTGTTTCAATTTTGTCTTGTAGCCCTACTCGGATACCGGCATTTTTATTTTGGCTTCCACTTTTTAGAAACTGATTGGGGCTAATCACTTCACCATCAAACGTAACGCCTACCACATCGTTATCCGCAACAGCTGAGAATGCCTTATCTATGGAGTTAAACACCTTAACATTACCCAGCAAAAGCTCAGTCAGCGGCTTAAACTGAGATTTAGAATCAACTGCACTCACCAGCGATCCAGAAATGGTTTCATAGCTGCTGGCAAGCCTATCAAGGGGGATAAGTGTGGCCTGCCCCATATCATTCTCCTTTAACAATTCAGCTGCTCTATGGGCATTTTCAAGTGTTTCAACGACTACGTAATTTAGTGCATCACCAAGTGCAGCCTCCAGGGCTACGGCATGTTCTTGATCTGTTGAAAGTAAATTCGAAACTACATCAAGCAGAGAAAATTGTTCTGCGTGTTCTTCAAGCAAAAACTGAACACTTGAAGGGAAAGCTTCTTTAGAATCAGCAATATTACGAAGAAGGTCGATTTCAGATTCTACAGAGTCCAAATTACTTTTTTGACTCCGAATTTGGTCCTTAAGCTCGTTTTCTTTTTCAGAAAGTTCTTTGCGTTTGCTACGTTTTTTTTCCAGAGTTTTTTGTTGTTCATCCCGTTTAGATTCAGCCTCATCACGTTTCTGAGCTAGTTTCTTTTTCTCTCCCTGAAAGATGGAAATTTCTTCTTTGAGGTCTTTAACTTCCTGCCGAATACGTTTTATTTCGCCTTCGGTATTTTCCAGCTGTGATTCGATTTTTATGCGTTTTGTTTGCAGCTCATTGAGATCTTCGTTTGCCTGCGAAAAAGCCTCTTCCAGATTAGTTAGTTCGTTATTTTTTTCAGAATATTTTTGCTGAATTTCAGAATAACGCTCCTTTGATTCTTTAAGATTTTGTTTCGCTTTTTGAAGGTCACCGTCAAAACTATCCAGCTTTTTTTTGCTGTCTTCGAAAGCTTCGCGCAGATCTTTTAAATCTTCTTTGCTTTGCTCAATATCGCTGGTGTACTGCTCAATGACGCTCTTTTTATTGCTTATTTTCTCATTTGTAATCTGCAGATTTGTTTCAGCATCCCGAATTTTCGAGTGGATCTGACCAACACGTCGCTGTGCTTTTGACTGTGCACGTTCTTTCTCATTTAAAATTTTACGAGCAGATTCGGAATCTTCTTCCAGTTTATTAGCTTTTGCCAGTATTTCTTTTTTCTCTTTGTCCGCATTGTCAATACGTTCTTCAAGCGGTTCTAGTTCTTCTTTGACCTGGGTGTATTCGTGCTTATTGAGTGCCTTATCAAGCTGTTCGAGTTCTTTCTTGTATTTCTCAGCTTTTTCAGCTTTTTCAGCTTGTTTTTTAAGGGAGTTTGCCTTTTTCCGAACTTCTACTAAAATATCTTCCACGCGCTGCAGATCTTCCTGCGTCTGATCTAGCTTACGAAAAGTTTTCTTTCGTTTTTCTTTGTAGCTTGTAATGCCGGCGGCTTCCTCAAAAAGTTTTCGCCGGTCATTGTTTTTGTCATTGAGTATTTCCTCAACCATCTTCAGTTCAATTACCGAATAAGCATCCGAACTCATACCGGTATCCATAAAAAGTTCGGTTATATCTTTTAACCGACAGGTAGTACCATTAATCAGGTATTCACTTTCTCCAGATCGGTACAGGCGACGACTAATGGTTACTTCATTATATTCGGTTGGTAGCAATCCCTTGTTGTTAACGAAGGTAAGTGAGGCTTCAGCCATGCCAAGGGCGTTCTTTTTGGCAGTACCGTTAAAGATGACGTTGGCCATACTTGATGAGCGAAGCAGGGTAGGGCGTTGTTCGCCAAGTACCCACCGCATAGCATCAACGATGTTAGATTTGCCACATCCATTGGGTCCAACAATGGCTGTTATACCTTTATCAAAAGATACATTGGTCTTGTTTGCAAAACTCTTAAATCCCTGAAGTTCAAGTTCGGATATATACATTTACGGGATTCGGGTTGCGAATTAGGAATTGCGGGTTACAAATACGTTATGTAGGATCCAAAATCGGTCCATAAGATGTTTTACGGCGACGACTCCAAACTTTTTAGTAGTAAACATAAATCCGTAACCTGCAACTTATAACTCGCTTTTACACTGTCATGATTTCTTCTTCTTTCTTTTCAGACAATTCCTCAATTTCTTCGGTATGCATATCGGTAAGCTGCTGAATTTCCTCTTCTGCTTCATAAAGAGAATCTTCAGGAAGTGATTCGTTCTTAACTTTTTTCTCAACTTCGTTATTGGCATCACGACGAGTATTGCGAACAGAAATTCGTGCCTCTTCTCCTAACTCGTTTACTCGATCTACCAGCTCTTTTCGACGTTCTTCAGACAAAATGGGAAGAGGGATCCGAATAATATTACCGTCATTATTGGGATTTAAGCCCAGTCCTGCTGACATAATTGCTTTTTCAATATCTTCAAGAGCGGATTGGTCAAAAGGTTGTACTGTTAAGAGTCGAGCCTCTGGAGCACTTACGTTTGCAAGCTGATTTAAAGGCGTTCGTGACCCGTAATAATCAACTTTAATATCTTCCAAAATAGATGGTTGAGCCTTTCCGGCACGTATGTGGGAAAGCTCTTTTCGATAGTGTTTGACGGCTTCATCCATCTTTTTGCCGGCAGAAGTAATAATATCTTGTAATGCTGGAGGAATCATAATGTGCAGGGGTTGTTATTAATGCTGTTTATATTTCCGAAACATGATCAGAAAAGAAGTTAAAAAATCTAGGAATCATCCCAAACTACCTTTGATCCTACGGAGGTATTACCCATTAGAACTTTTTTAAGGTTTCCTACTTTATTCATGTCAAAAACAATGATGGGTGTTTCATTTTCTCGACACAAGGTAAAGGCTGTCATATCCATAATATCGAGGCGGCGGCTGAGGACCTCTTCGCCGGGAATAGTCTGAAACTTTTCGGCATCGGGATTTTTTTCTGGATCAGAATCAAAAATGCCATCCACCCGTGTACCCTTAAGAATTACTTCAGCTTCAATTTCTATAGCTCGCAAGGAAGCTGCTGTGTCTGTGGTGAAATAAGGATTACCCGTTCCGGCACCAAAGATAACCACGCGCCCCTTTTCAAGGTGACGAATAGCGCGTCGGCGGATATAGGGTTCAGCAATTTCTTCCATTCGTATAGCCGACATCAAGCGGGTGTGGACGCCCATCCGTTCGAGAGCATCTTGTAGGGCCATGCTGTTAATCATCGTAGCAAGCATGCCCATATAGTCACCCTGTACGCGGTCCATGCCTTCAGTTGCACCTTTTACTCCGCGAAAAATATTACCACCACCTACCACAACGGATGCTTCAAAACCTTCATCATGGATAGATTTTATTTCTTCGGCATACTGAGTAAGAATATCACCATCAATTCCGTGTCCCTGTTCACCTAAGAGTGCTTCACCACTAAGTTTTAATAAAACGCGATCGTAGTCCTGTGCCACTTTATATTTGTTAAAATCTTGAGTTTACTATTTTATCGATCAATAAGCTTGATAAACGATCTCTTAAGCATAAAAAAAAGGCTACCGAATTGGTAGCCTTTTTTAAGAAATGATTTCTTAGGAATCATTACCCAGTTGGAGTCGATGGAAGGACTTGACCAACGGGGTGTCATTTTCGTCCAGATAGTTTTCGACCGTTAAGCTGTTGTCCTTAACAAACTTTTGTTCCAGCAGAACGTTTTGCTCGTAAAACTTGCGAAGTTTACCTTGCGCTGCTTTTTCAGCTATTTCTTCGCTTTTACCTTCATTGAGTAGTTGATCTTTCGCAATTTCGAGCTCTTGTTCTACCACTGAGCTGTCAACGCCGTCACGAGTTACAGCTACAGGATCCATTGCGGCAACCTGCATAGCTATGTTTCGGCCAATTTTTTCATCACTAATAGCATCCTCGAATTCGACAAGTACGCCCAGTTGATTTCCGGGATGGATGTATGAGATATAGTATCCGTCAGTCTCGGCAAAAACTATGCGGCTAATTTTAATTTTTTCACCAATTTTACCAACCATCTCTTTAAGATGTTGCGAAACGCTGAGGCCGTCAATTTCAATATCCATCAGGGCATCAACGGACTCCACCTCGTTTTCGAATACAATATCAATAAATTGCTGCGCGCGATCTTGAAAATCGTCATTGCGGGCAACAAAATCTGTTTCGCAGTTAATTTCGAGTGCGGCTGCTTTTTTACCGTCATCACTTACGCGCGAAACAATAAGTCCTTGGTTGGCTTCGCGATCGGCTCTTTTTTCAGAGAGTTGTTGTCCTTTTTTGCGGAGGATATCCGTAGCTTCTTCAAAATCGCCGTTTGCCTCTTGAAGAGCTTTTTTACAGTCCATCATGCCAGCCCCAGTTTGTTCACGGAGCTTTTTTACGTCTTTTGCAGAAATACTCATAGGTGAGTTACGCTGTTTTAAATTGTTGTGTTAAATATTAAAATGGTGTGTTGCGTTATTATTCTTCCTGATCAGATTGGTCAGAAGAATCCGAACCCCCATTTTCATCGTCCTTATTGCGACGAGAGCGACGCTTGCCGGTAGCTTTCGTTTTGGTTTTTACTTCTTGAGCCTCGGCTTTCTTTACATTTTCAGCAGCCTTTTCCATCATCTTTTCGTCGCTGTGTGATTCGCGTTCAGCATTACCTTCAATAATAGCATCAGCTACTTTTGAGGAAATAAGCTGAATGGTACGAGCAGAATCATCATTGCAGGGAATAATGTAATCCGGTATATCGGGATCACTGTTAGTGTCGACCATTGCAACAATGGGAATATTGAGGTTAACGGCCTCATTAAGAGCAATATTTTCTTTAATAGTATCAACAATAAAGATGGCTCCGGGCAAACGTCCCATGTTGGCAATGCCACCAAGTGTTTGCTCCAGCTTGTCTTGCTCACGTTCGAGCATCAAGGCCTCTTTTTTGGTAAGCTCTTCAAACGTACCGTCGTTACTCATACGCTCAATCTCTTCCATCCGGGAGATACTCTTCTTTACCGTAGAGAAGTTAGTGAGCATACCACCTAACCACCGATGAGTTACATAGGGCATGCCGCATCGAATAGCCTCGGTTTTAATAATGTCTTGTGATTGTTTTTTCGTACCTACAAAAAGGATGGTCTTTCCTGCACGGGCAAGTTTGGTAACTTCTTCCAGTGCTTCTTGGAAAAACTTTTGTGTTTTTTTGAGGTCGATAATATGAATCCCGTTGCGTTCCATGAAGATATATTCCTTCATTTTGGGATTCCATCGCCGGGTCAAGTGTCCAAAGTGGGCGCCCGACTCTAAAAGTTTATCTAAATCAGGTGTAGTTGGCATAAGGTTGATTTATTTTTGAGTTAGTCCTCTATACAGGTCATCCCCGGCGCTAATCAAGCACAGAAATTGTGCTCAACACTCGGCGCACTGAGTTGCTGTATATGTGTGATAATGAAATGTATTGTATTGGAAAAAGAAGGTACGCAGCGCAAATATATTAACGCTTGGAGAACTGGAACTTTTTACGAGCACCAGGTTGTCCATATTTCTTGCGTTCTACCATGCGATCGTCTCGCGTAAGCAAATCATGTGCTTTTAAGACGTCGTGCCACTCTTCATTGTGATCATCAAGAGCGCGTGCGAGAGCATGTTGGATGGCACCGGACTGACCGGTAACACCACCGCCGCGAACGGTTACTTTAATGTCAAACTGATCATTGGATTCGGTCACATCCAGTGGCAAAGAAGCCACATTACGACGTGCCTGTGTTTGAAAATATTCATCCAATGATCGCTTGTTGACTTGAAATTCTCCCGATCCCGGTTGAATATACAGTCGCGCTGTAGAAGTCTTTCTTCTTCCGATGAAATTTTTTTGTTCCATTCGTAATTAAAGCTCGATTTTTTCTGGTTGTTGTGCTTCTTGTTCATGAACCGGACCTGCATAAACACGCATGTTCGTCATCAGTTTGTTGCTAAGTTTATTTTTAGGCAACATGCCATTAACGGCTTTTTGAATAACGATTTCTGGTTTATGCTCCAGCATCTCTTCAGCCGAAGTAAAACTTTCACTGCCAGGATAGCCGGAATAACTAAAATATTCTTTTTGTTTCATCTTCTTGCCACTCAATTTTACCTTGCTGGCATTGATGACTACAACATTATCACCGGTATCCATGTGCGGAGTAAATTCAGGCTTATGCTTGCCTCGCAAAAGCGTTGCTACTTTAGAAGCTACGCGTCCGAGAGCATGGCCTTCGGCATCAACAAGAACCCATTTCTTTTCGATGTCACTCGGTTTAGCGGAGTAGGTCTTGTAACTATTTGTATCCACGATTAGAAATTGTTTAAAATTGTTTTTCTGTGAAGTCTCGAAAAATAGGCTTAATTATTTCCATTTGCAATGGTGAAGGTGTTAAAATTTCAGACCCCTTCATTCAACCGGATTATTGGAATGAGCTGCTATAATTGACTAAAAATCATATTTAAAGACAAAAAACTCTTAAAAATTTTATATCTTTAAGTGTGCTTGCAAAGTAGAGTATTAATTGAAATGGAGGTAGAAATGAACAAGGAAAATAAGTTTGCCCAAACGCGAGTGTCTTTTGATACAGGATCCGGCAAAGCCGATATGTACAGCTTGCAGAAGCTGGAAGAGATGGGTTATGGAAAAATGGAAAAGCTTCCATTCACAATCCGAGTATTGCTTGAATCAGTACTTAGAGAATATGACGGTCATGCGTTTACCGAAGATGACATTAAAAGTTTAGCTAATTATAATGCAAAAGATCCGCAGGGGGAAATTCCTTTTAAGCCTTCACGTGTGGTACTGCAAGATTTTACAGGAGTCCCTGCTGTTGTTGATCTAGCTGCACTTCGTTCTGCGATGGATCGCATGGGCGGAGCTCCAACTTCTATCAACCCAAAGGTGCCGGTTGATCTTGTGATCGATCACTCGGTACAGGTTGATGAGTTTGGGCAAGAATATGCTTTCATGCATAACGTGGAAAAAGAATTTGAGCGTAATCGCGAGCGCTATGAGTTCTTGAAGTGGGGACAAAAAGCGTTTGATAACTTTCGGGTTGTGCCTCCCGGGCGCGGAATTGTGCATCAAGTAAATCTTGAGTACTTGGCTAAAGGAACATTTGCCCGTGAAGAAGAGGATGGTTCTACTATTGTATATCCTGATACTTTGGTGGGTACAGATTCTCACACCACTATGATTAATGGTCTCGGTATTCTTGGCTGGGGCGTTGGTGGTATTGAAGCAGAAGCAGCTATGTTGGGACAACCTATATATATGTTGGTCCCTGAAGTTGTAGGAATGAAGCTGACCGGAGAACTGAGAGAAGGTGTTACGGCTACCGATCTTACCTTGACGGTAACCGAGATGCTGCGTAAGCATGGTGTAGTTGGTAAGTTTGTTGAGTTTTACGGTGACGGTCTCGGGAGCATGAGTCTGCCTGATCGTGCCACCATTGCTAATATGTCTCCTGAGTACGGTGCAACAATGGGCTTCTTTCCTATGGATGAAGAGGCCATGCGCTATATGCGTGCAACAGGTCGAGATCCTAAACATGTGGAGCTGGTAGAGCGATATATGAAGGAGCAGGGGTTGTATCGCACGCAAGATACTCCTGATCCGGAATTCTCCAGCACGCTTGAGCTGGACCTAAGCACAGTGGAAACATCACTTGCCGGACCCAAGCTTCCGCATGATCGTATTACCCTGCCAAATATGAAATCTACTTTTGAAAATAGTCTTACCAGTGACGATCCAACAATGGGGTTTAACCTGGAGCAAGAAAAACTGGCTAACAAAGGTACATTTAAAAATGGTCAGGAAATAGAAATGACCCATGGTGATGTTGTTATTGCTGCTATTACTTCTTGTACCAACACTTCTAATCCAAGTGTAATGTTAGGTGCGGGAATTGTGGCCAAAAAAGCCTTGGAAAAAGGGTTGGAAGTTCCTCCATATGTGAAGACTTCATTGGCTCCCGGATCACGAGTAGTAACAGAATATTTGGAAGAGGCCGGCTTAACCAACTATATGGATAAGCTTGGATTTAACCTCGTTGGGTATGGATGCACCACTTGTATCGGTAACTCAGGACCACTGCCACAGCCTGTAGAAGAGGCGGTAAAAGAAGGTGATTTGATTGTTGCCGGTGTGCTATCCGGAAACCGAAACTTCGAAGGTCGTATTCATCCATATGTGAAAGCTAATTACTTGGCTTCTCCGCCATTGGTTGTAGCCTATGCTCTTGCCGGCACAGTTGATATCGATCTGCAGAAAGAGCCGATAGGACAAGATAAAGATGGCAATGATGTTTATCTCAAAGACATTTGGCCGACAGCAGATGAAATAGCAGAACATCTTGATAGTGCTATCCGTCCTGAGCTCTTCGAAGAGCAGTATGGTGATATCTTTGAATCTGAAGAATGGGATGAAATTCCTATTGGCGGAGGTGACCTCTACGAATGGAAGGAGGAATCTACCTATATTCAAGAGCCTCCATTCTTTATGGATATGGGAGAAGAACCAGATCCGATTACTTCTATTGAAGGAGCACGAGCGCTCGTTAAGGTGGGAGACTCTATTACAACCGATCATATTTCACCTGCCGGTAATATTAAAGAAGACAGTCCGGCTGGTGAATATTTAAAAGATCACGGAGTGAAGCATAAAGACTTCAACTCTTACGGATCTCGTCGCGGTAACGATCGAGTTATGACTCGGGGTACCTTTGCCAATGTTCGGTTTAAAAACCAGCTTGCGCCCGGGAAAGAGGGGGGATACACAAATTACTTCCCTGAAGATGAGATCACGACCATTTTTGATGCTGCCACCCGATACAAAGAAGATGGTACTCCGCTCGTTGCTCTTGCCGGTAAGCAGTATGGTACGGGCTCATCTCGAGACTGGGCTGCCAAAGGTACCGACCTGTTGGGAGTTGAAGTAGTAATAGCAACTTCTTACGAACGTATCCACCGATCTAACTTGGTAGGTATGGGCGTATTGCCACTGCAGTTCAAAGAAGGCGAATCGGCTGATAGTCTTGGTCTTGATGGATCAGAAGAATTTACTATCCATCTGTCGGATGACCTGAAAGCACAGGATACAGTAAAAGTAGAAGCTACCAAGCCAAATGGAGAAACGATCTCTTTTGAAACGGAGTGCCGTATCGATACGCCGGTCGAAATTGACTATTATCGTAATGGGGGTATCCTGCATTATGTATTGCGAGAATACCATAATGCAAACTCTTGACCTTTTGGGGCGGAATAGCGTATAGTTGCCGAAGCTTATTTTAACATCTAATGCCAGGGGACAACTGGTTTGATGAGGGCCAATAAATTGATTCTGATAAAGTTGGTATTGGTTTCTTTGGTTACTTTCTCAATTTAAACACTGCTCTGCTTTTGAATATGTATCCCGTAGTTTATGGATAGTATTAAATTTGTTTAAAAAGACGCCACAGAATTGTACCAGACTGTATCACTAGTCGTGAGATTGCTTTATACTCTTTGGTTGTAAACAGCTGATTTCTTTTTAAGATTACCATCCCAAAAATTTTTGTTTTAGGTGGAATCTTCTTGTTGTTCTTTATGAGCTCTTTGTCAGTTAAGGCAAACAACGGAATACCAATTTCGGCAGGTAACTCTTCTTCTTGGGATAATTCTTTGGAGATGCCTAGTTCATCTCTGTAAACATTATTTGTGTAGTACGGTTTACGATTCTTAAATACATATTTGAGGGAATGCTCCTTTTTAAATTCATCAGGACCGTAGTTATGTAGCAACTCCGTACCCAAAGATATGATCAAGTTTGGTTGTTTATTGTTAAATGTCCAAAAAGAAACAAAATCAACGGAAAAATGAGTCATCAATTCCGTGAATAGCTTGCGGGACGAAGAGATAAAGTCACCTACGAGGACTTCATCCATCAGCTTGGAAACCAGTTTCTTTTTGTTGAAGGTCTTATGGTCCATGTGCGGGACCTCAACGTCGGTAACCAGTTTCATTTGAATTCGTTCCCGAATCTGATCCTTGTCTTGGATAAATTCAGTTTTATCGATAAAATCAGCCGCTCCCAGATCCGCCGCTGATTGGGCTTTTTCTGCGGTGGGCTCGGCGGTCATTATTAGTACGGGAATTTGCTCTTTTTGTGAATCATCACCGAGTGCTTCCAAGAAATCCAATCCAGAAACGCTGGGCATGTGGATATCCACAAGTAAAAGGTTGACAACCTCATTAGAGATGATATCTATACCTTCCTGTGCATCTTTTGCATGAACAAGCTCGTAGTCCTCACCAAGCAGCTTGTCTAACATAAAATGCATCATATCATCGTCGTCAATAATCAATAATTTATAATCCATAGAAGAGGTATTGGAGGATGCATATAATTCGGGTTAACGTTACCTAAAACGTTAAATTAAAGATGCTGCCAAAGCCGACACACTATTTAAAATATGTTGAATCTACTTAGCAAACAAAAATGTAGCTCGAAATGTTTACTACGCAGTTGATTGGGTATAATTTTGTTTTCCTGAGATTGTTTTGGAGTAAATATTGCTCAGTAAAATATTTTATGAACCTCATGTCTGCTATTGCAAATATAATCCAACCTCTTTGACCTGAAATATTAGAG from Fodinibius salinus carries:
- the smc gene encoding chromosome segregation protein SMC — encoded protein: MYISELELQGFKSFANKTNVSFDKGITAIVGPNGCGKSNIVDAMRWVLGEQRPTLLRSSSMANVIFNGTAKKNALGMAEASLTFVNNKGLLPTEYNEVTISRRLYRSGESEYLINGTTCRLKDITELFMDTGMSSDAYSVIELKMVEEILNDKNNDRRKLFEEAAGITSYKEKRKKTFRKLDQTQEDLQRVEDILVEVRKKANSLKKQAEKAEKAEKYKKELEQLDKALNKHEYTQVKEELEPLEERIDNADKEKKEILAKANKLEEDSESARKILNEKERAQSKAQRRVGQIHSKIRDAETNLQITNEKISNKKSVIEQYTSDIEQSKEDLKDLREAFEDSKKKLDSFDGDLQKAKQNLKESKERYSEIQQKYSEKNNELTNLEEAFSQANEDLNELQTKRIKIESQLENTEGEIKRIRQEVKDLKEEISIFQGEKKKLAQKRDEAESKRDEQQKTLEKKRSKRKELSEKENELKDQIRSQKSNLDSVESEIDLLRNIADSKEAFPSSVQFLLEEHAEQFSLLDVVSNLLSTDQEHAVALEAALGDALNYVVVETLENAHRAAELLKENDMGQATLIPLDRLASSYETISGSLVSAVDSKSQFKPLTELLLGNVKVFNSIDKAFSAVADNDVVGVTFDGEVISPNQFLKSGSQNKNAGIRVGLQDKIETLQEKAESITTDIEDSKNELQNVQEQYQSIDINAAEQKLEDRQQKLRNIESKISSFDQKIEIYEKNIAELKNRQNDLNSNENQSQEELAKLDPKQEELQQKLKNLHEQQEEKKQVLKELEEERSIAQERYNDAQLKHQDLKNKVENHERDIQRAEEGIKNLKKRLKIRSQKTEEAKESIEKHKSNIDQLEDKLESLKEQKKKADQKLEQAEESAGKQRGRINEIEKELKEVRRRKEVNMELVHHLAMSKEKYEMQIENLSDHIWETYGVLMDQVEEELPEDTEPDEAKERIGWLKQKLNKIGDVNPLAIEEYEEEKERLDFYEEQVGDLRQAAEELRETIEEINKTATERFDKTFEKIRVNFQKVFHTLFNDDDYCDLVIDEEAEDPLDATIEIEANPKGKRPSTINQLSGGEKTLTAIALLFAIYLVKPSPFCVLDEVDAPLDDANIERFSAMIKQFSEDTQFIIITHNKKTMSKAEMMYGVTMPETGVSQLVGVKLDEVAEV
- the frr gene encoding ribosome recycling factor, translated to MIPPALQDIITSAGKKMDEAVKHYRKELSHIRAGKAQPSILEDIKVDYYGSRTPLNQLANVSAPEARLLTVQPFDQSALEDIEKAIMSAGLGLNPNNDGNIIRIPLPILSEERRKELVDRVNELGEEARISVRNTRRDANNEVEKKVKNESLPEDSLYEAEEEIQQLTDMHTEEIEELSEKKEEEIMTV
- the pyrH gene encoding UMP kinase, producing the protein MAQDYDRVLLKLSGEALLGEQGHGIDGDILTQYAEEIKSIHDEGFEASVVVGGGNIFRGVKGATEGMDRVQGDYMGMLATMINSMALQDALERMGVHTRLMSAIRMEEIAEPYIRRRAIRHLEKGRVVIFGAGTGNPYFTTDTAASLRAIEIEAEVILKGTRVDGIFDSDPEKNPDAEKFQTIPGEEVLSRRLDIMDMTAFTLCRENETPIIVFDMNKVGNLKKVLMGNTSVGSKVVWDDS
- the tsf gene encoding translation elongation factor Ts, giving the protein MSISAKDVKKLREQTGAGMMDCKKALQEANGDFEEATDILRKKGQQLSEKRADREANQGLIVSRVSDDGKKAAALEINCETDFVARNDDFQDRAQQFIDIVFENEVESVDALMDIEIDGLSVSQHLKEMVGKIGEKIKISRIVFAETDGYYISYIHPGNQLGVLVEFEDAISDEKIGRNIAMQVAAMDPVAVTRDGVDSSVVEQELEIAKDQLLNEGKSEEIAEKAAQGKLRKFYEQNVLLEQKFVKDNSLTVENYLDENDTPLVKSFHRLQLGNDS
- the rpsB gene encoding 30S ribosomal protein S2; amino-acid sequence: MPTTPDLDKLLESGAHFGHLTRRWNPKMKEYIFMERNGIHIIDLKKTQKFFQEALEEVTKLARAGKTILFVGTKKQSQDIIKTEAIRCGMPYVTHRWLGGMLTNFSTVKKSISRMEEIERMSNDGTFEELTKKEALMLEREQDKLEQTLGGIANMGRLPGAIFIVDTIKENIALNEAVNLNIPIVAMVDTNSDPDIPDYIIPCNDDSARTIQLISSKVADAIIEGNAERESHSDEKMMEKAAENVKKAEAQEVKTKTKATGKRRSRRNKDDENGGSDSSDQSDQEE
- the rpsI gene encoding 30S ribosomal protein S9, producing the protein MEQKNFIGRRKTSTARLYIQPGSGEFQVNKRSLDEYFQTQARRNVASLPLDVTESNDQFDIKVTVRGGGVTGQSGAIQHALARALDDHNEEWHDVLKAHDLLTRDDRMVERKKYGQPGARKKFQFSKR
- the rplM gene encoding 50S ribosomal protein L13; the protein is MDTNSYKTYSAKPSDIEKKWVLVDAEGHALGRVASKVATLLRGKHKPEFTPHMDTGDNVVVINASKVKLSGKKMKQKEYFSYSGYPGSESFTSAEEMLEHKPEIVIQKAVNGMLPKNKLSNKLMTNMRVYAGPVHEQEAQQPEKIEL
- the acnA gene encoding aconitate hydratase AcnA, which translates into the protein MNKENKFAQTRVSFDTGSGKADMYSLQKLEEMGYGKMEKLPFTIRVLLESVLREYDGHAFTEDDIKSLANYNAKDPQGEIPFKPSRVVLQDFTGVPAVVDLAALRSAMDRMGGAPTSINPKVPVDLVIDHSVQVDEFGQEYAFMHNVEKEFERNRERYEFLKWGQKAFDNFRVVPPGRGIVHQVNLEYLAKGTFAREEEDGSTIVYPDTLVGTDSHTTMINGLGILGWGVGGIEAEAAMLGQPIYMLVPEVVGMKLTGELREGVTATDLTLTVTEMLRKHGVVGKFVEFYGDGLGSMSLPDRATIANMSPEYGATMGFFPMDEEAMRYMRATGRDPKHVELVERYMKEQGLYRTQDTPDPEFSSTLELDLSTVETSLAGPKLPHDRITLPNMKSTFENSLTSDDPTMGFNLEQEKLANKGTFKNGQEIEMTHGDVVIAAITSCTNTSNPSVMLGAGIVAKKALEKGLEVPPYVKTSLAPGSRVVTEYLEEAGLTNYMDKLGFNLVGYGCTTCIGNSGPLPQPVEEAVKEGDLIVAGVLSGNRNFEGRIHPYVKANYLASPPLVVAYALAGTVDIDLQKEPIGQDKDGNDVYLKDIWPTADEIAEHLDSAIRPELFEEQYGDIFESEEWDEIPIGGGDLYEWKEESTYIQEPPFFMDMGEEPDPITSIEGARALVKVGDSITTDHISPAGNIKEDSPAGEYLKDHGVKHKDFNSYGSRRGNDRVMTRGTFANVRFKNQLAPGKEGGYTNYFPEDEITTIFDAATRYKEDGTPLVALAGKQYGTGSSRDWAAKGTDLLGVEVVIATSYERIHRSNLVGMGVLPLQFKEGESADSLGLDGSEEFTIHLSDDLKAQDTVKVEATKPNGETISFETECRIDTPVEIDYYRNGGILHYVLREYHNANS